In one window of Skermanella rosea DNA:
- a CDS encoding GNAT family N-acetyltransferase — MEEMATAATVERVSKFRTADLHDLCDAADLAIRDGGGFGWVDPPPRDVMERYWKGVLIVPERHLFIARLDGVVAGSAQLVAPPRNNEAQGHSAQLTTSFVAPWARGHGLARMLVRAVEMAAREAGYRVLNLDVRETQRAAIALYETLGFRRWGTHPLYANVRGQNLAGHFFYKDLTSTDLPSPQPLTEAPT; from the coding sequence ATGGAAGAGATGGCCACCGCCGCGACCGTCGAGCGCGTCTCGAAGTTCCGCACGGCGGATCTCCACGACCTGTGCGACGCCGCCGACCTCGCGATCCGCGACGGCGGCGGTTTCGGCTGGGTCGATCCGCCGCCCCGCGACGTGATGGAGCGGTACTGGAAGGGCGTCCTGATCGTGCCGGAGCGGCACCTGTTCATAGCCCGCCTGGACGGCGTCGTGGCGGGGTCGGCCCAGCTCGTGGCGCCGCCCCGGAACAACGAGGCGCAGGGCCACTCCGCCCAGCTGACCACCTCCTTCGTGGCGCCCTGGGCGCGCGGCCACGGCCTCGCCCGCATGCTGGTCCGCGCGGTCGAGATGGCGGCCCGCGAGGCCGGCTACCGGGTCCTGAACCTGGACGTGCGGGAGACCCAGCGGGCGGCGATCGCCCTGTACGAGACGCTGGGCTTCAGGCGCTGGGGCACCCACCCGCTCTACGCCAACGTCCGCGGCCAGAACCTCGCCGGCCATTTCTTCTACAAGGACCTGACCTCCACCGACCTGCCGTCCCCCCAGCCCCTTACCGAAGCGCCGACATGA
- the hisH gene encoding imidazole glycerol phosphate synthase subunit HisH has protein sequence MTVAIVDYGSGNLRSAAKAFERAAQEAGVGAAIAVTDDAEAVRRADRIVLPGVGAFADCMAGIRSVPGLVEAMEEAVLTRGTPFLGICVGMQLMAERGVEHGVWDGLGWIRGEVVAIDPADPSLKIPHMGWNDLHVERPDHPVLAGLHDGDHAYFVHSYRFACADRSTELATVDYGGPVAAVIGRDNLVGTQFHPEKSQAAGLRLIANFLRWRP, from the coding sequence ATGACCGTAGCAATCGTCGATTACGGCTCCGGCAATCTCAGGTCCGCCGCCAAGGCGTTCGAGCGCGCGGCCCAGGAGGCCGGCGTCGGCGCCGCCATCGCCGTCACCGACGACGCCGAGGCGGTGCGCCGGGCCGACCGCATCGTGCTGCCCGGCGTCGGCGCCTTCGCCGACTGCATGGCCGGCATCCGGTCGGTGCCCGGCCTGGTCGAGGCGATGGAGGAGGCGGTGCTGACCCGCGGCACGCCCTTCCTGGGCATCTGCGTCGGCATGCAGCTGATGGCGGAACGCGGGGTCGAGCACGGGGTCTGGGACGGGCTCGGCTGGATCCGGGGCGAGGTGGTCGCCATCGATCCCGCCGACCCGTCGCTGAAGATCCCCCACATGGGCTGGAACGACCTGCATGTCGAGCGGCCCGACCACCCGGTCCTGGCCGGCCTGCATGACGGCGACCACGCCTATTTCGTCCATTCCTACCGCTTCGCCTGCGCCGACCGCTCGACCGAGCTGGCGACCGTCGACTATGGCGGGCCGGTCGCGGCGGTGATCGGCCGCGACAACCTGGTCGGGACCCAGTTCCACCCGGAGAAGAGCCAGGCCGCCGGCCTCCGGCTGATCGCCAATTTCCTGCGCTGGCGGCCCTGA
- the hisF gene encoding imidazole glycerol phosphate synthase subunit HisF: MLKMRLIPCLDVKDGRVVKGVNFVDLIDAGDPVEQARLYDREGADELTFLDITASVEARDTLYDVVSRTAEQVFMPLTVGGGVRVVEDIRKLLLAGADKVSINTAAVSRPDFVREAAEKFGSQCVVVAVDAKSVGPGKWEVFTHGGRNRTGLDVVDWARRMAEYGAGEILLTSMDRDGTKSGFDIELTRAVADAVRVPVIASGGVGTLDHLVAGIRDGHATAVLAASIFHFGIFSIGEAKAHMAKAGIDIRDTAKPGQAAA, encoded by the coding sequence ATGCTCAAGATGCGCCTGATCCCCTGCCTGGACGTCAAGGACGGCCGGGTGGTCAAGGGGGTGAACTTCGTGGACCTGATCGACGCGGGCGACCCGGTCGAGCAGGCCCGGCTCTATGACCGCGAGGGGGCGGACGAGCTGACCTTCCTCGACATCACCGCCAGCGTCGAGGCCCGCGACACCCTGTACGACGTGGTCAGCCGCACGGCGGAGCAGGTCTTCATGCCGCTGACCGTCGGCGGCGGGGTGCGCGTGGTGGAGGACATCCGCAAGCTGCTGCTGGCCGGGGCCGACAAGGTCTCGATCAACACGGCCGCGGTCTCCCGGCCCGACTTCGTCCGCGAGGCGGCGGAGAAGTTCGGCTCCCAGTGCGTCGTCGTGGCTGTGGACGCCAAGTCGGTCGGCCCCGGCAAGTGGGAGGTCTTCACCCATGGGGGGCGGAACCGCACCGGCCTGGATGTGGTCGACTGGGCGCGCCGCATGGCGGAGTACGGGGCCGGCGAGATCCTGCTGACCTCCATGGACCGCGACGGCACCAAGTCCGGATTCGACATCGAGCTGACCCGCGCGGTCGCCGACGCCGTACGCGTGCCCGTCATCGCCTCGGGCGGCGTCGGTACGCTCGACCACCTGGTGGCCGGCATCCGGGACGGCCACGCGACCGCGGTGCTGGCCGCCTCGATCTTCCATTTCGGAATCTTCTCCATCGGCGAGGCCAAGGCGCACATGGCGAAGGCCGGCATCGACATCCGCGACACCGCCAAGCCCGGGCAGGCCGCGGCATGA
- the hisA gene encoding 1-(5-phosphoribosyl)-5-[(5-phosphoribosylamino)methylideneamino]imidazole-4-carboxamide isomerase, translating into MILYPAIDLKDGACVRLVRGEMDQATVFNTDPGAQAKTFADQGFEWLHLVDLNGAFEGRPVNAAAVEGVLSSVSMPVQLGGGIRDLKTIEDWLERGITRVILGTVAVRDPELVREACRRFPSRVAVGIDARDGFVAVEGWAKTSTVKALDLALRFEDAGVSAIIYTDINRDGAMGGVNVEATADLAFALTTPVIASGGVSSMADLEALKKVEHTGIEGVICGRALYDGRIDPAEALALLSSPVRPPLENGHGDAGEEA; encoded by the coding sequence ATGATTCTGTACCCAGCGATCGACCTCAAGGATGGTGCCTGCGTCCGCCTCGTCAGGGGCGAAATGGACCAGGCGACCGTCTTCAACACCGACCCCGGAGCCCAGGCGAAGACCTTCGCCGACCAGGGGTTCGAGTGGCTCCACCTGGTCGATCTCAACGGCGCCTTCGAGGGCCGTCCGGTCAACGCGGCCGCGGTCGAGGGCGTGCTGTCCTCGGTCTCCATGCCGGTCCAGCTCGGCGGCGGCATCCGCGACCTGAAGACGATCGAGGACTGGCTGGAGCGCGGCATCACCCGGGTGATCCTGGGCACCGTCGCCGTGCGCGATCCGGAACTGGTGCGCGAGGCCTGCCGGCGCTTCCCGTCCCGCGTCGCTGTGGGCATCGACGCCCGAGACGGCTTCGTCGCGGTCGAGGGCTGGGCCAAGACCTCCACCGTCAAGGCGCTCGACCTGGCGCTCCGGTTCGAGGACGCCGGCGTGTCGGCCATCATCTATACCGACATCAACCGCGACGGCGCCATGGGCGGCGTCAACGTCGAGGCCACCGCCGACCTCGCCTTCGCGCTGACCACGCCGGTGATCGCCTCGGGCGGCGTCTCCAGCATGGCCGACCTGGAAGCGCTCAAGAAGGTCGAGCATACCGGCATCGAGGGCGTCATCTGCGGCCGGGCGCTCTATGACGGGCGCATCGATCCGGCCGAGGCGCTGGCCCTGCTGTCCTCCCCCGTGCGGCCCCCCCTGGAGAACGGGCACGGCGATGCCGGGGAAGAGGCCTGA
- a CDS encoding histidine triad nucleotide-binding protein: protein MAYDPNNVFARILRGEIPSKKVHEDEHTLAFHDINPLAPSHILVIPKGPYVSFDDFSEKASDAEIAAFVRAVGKVARDQGLAGDGYRILANIGENANQEVPHLHVHVFGGKRLGRMLPKE, encoded by the coding sequence ATGGCCTACGATCCCAACAACGTGTTCGCCCGGATCCTGCGCGGCGAGATCCCGTCGAAGAAGGTCCATGAGGACGAGCACACCCTGGCCTTCCACGACATCAATCCGCTGGCGCCGAGCCATATCCTGGTGATCCCCAAGGGGCCGTACGTCTCCTTCGACGACTTCTCGGAGAAGGCGTCGGATGCCGAGATCGCCGCCTTCGTCCGGGCGGTCGGTAAGGTCGCCCGCGACCAGGGCCTCGCCGGCGACGGCTACCGCATCCTCGCCAATATCGGCGAGAACGCCAACCAGGAAGTGCCCCACCTGCACGTCCACGTCTTCGGCGGCAAGCGGCTCGGCCGCATGCTGCCGAAGGAGTAG
- the hisB gene encoding imidazoleglycerol-phosphate dehydratase HisB, translating into MDPQPNRSARQASLRRATNETRIEVSLNLDGTGLYKISTGVGFLDHMLEQLSRHSLIDLTVRAEGDLHIDFHHTTEDSGIAIGTAFAQALGDRKGISRYGEATVPMDETLTRVTLDLSNRPYLIWKVHFTRDKLGDMDTELFKEWFQAFAQAAGVTLHVETLYGENNHHIVESCFKALARALRAAVEIDPRKADAVPSTKGTLGGSL; encoded by the coding sequence ATGGACCCACAGCCCAACAGATCCGCGCGCCAGGCCAGCCTGCGGCGCGCCACCAACGAAACCCGGATCGAGGTTTCGCTGAACCTTGACGGGACCGGCCTGTACAAGATTTCCACAGGCGTCGGTTTCCTCGACCACATGCTCGAGCAGCTCTCGCGCCACAGCCTCATCGACCTGACGGTCCGGGCGGAAGGCGACCTCCATATCGACTTCCACCACACGACCGAGGACAGCGGGATCGCGATCGGCACCGCCTTCGCCCAGGCGCTGGGCGACCGCAAGGGCATCAGCCGCTACGGCGAGGCGACCGTCCCGATGGACGAGACGCTGACCCGCGTGACGCTGGACCTGTCCAACCGGCCGTACCTGATCTGGAAGGTCCATTTCACCCGCGACAAGCTGGGGGATATGGACACCGAGCTGTTCAAGGAGTGGTTCCAGGCCTTCGCCCAGGCCGCCGGCGTGACGCTCCACGTCGAGACCCTGTACGGCGAGAACAATCACCATATCGTGGAAAGCTGCTTCAAGGCGCTGGCCCGCGCGTTGCGCGCCGCGGTCGAGATCGATCCGCGCAAGGCCGACGCCGTGCCGTCCACCAAGGGAACGCTCGGCGGCTCGCTCTGA
- a CDS encoding IS110 family RNA-guided transposase has product MPCQVYCIGIDASTQFLDTHGLPGHTRRRLPNSPESHGELATILSALREGGNDVLVVMEASGGCERGLHHALAAAGVATAIVNPKRVRDFARSNGWLAKTDRVDARALKAFGEANRPRATPIPEPVRAELIELLDYRDQVLAEITARSHQIEHFHSEAMRQVAGAALEALRGQAAELAEQIAMTVYCDAELSRRAALLRSFKGVGPLTSAMLVAYLPELGSLNEKQVASLAGLAPFACDSGTLRGVRRIYGGRAKVRHALFHVARIGLRWNPVLKKLYERLKARGKAGKVALVACMRKALVMLNALLKAGEPWDPDHEAKKADQAALRKTATAVAEATSPAAA; this is encoded by the coding sequence ATGCCTTGCCAAGTCTACTGCATCGGCATCGATGCCTCCACCCAGTTTCTCGATACCCACGGCCTGCCGGGCCACACCCGCCGGCGCCTGCCCAACAGCCCGGAAAGCCATGGCGAGTTGGCCACTATCCTGAGCGCGCTGCGCGAGGGCGGCAACGACGTGCTGGTCGTCATGGAAGCGTCGGGCGGCTGCGAGCGCGGCCTGCATCACGCCCTGGCCGCGGCCGGCGTAGCGACGGCCATCGTCAACCCCAAGCGGGTGCGGGACTTCGCCCGCTCGAACGGCTGGCTGGCCAAAACCGACCGGGTCGACGCCCGGGCGCTCAAGGCGTTCGGCGAGGCCAACCGGCCGCGCGCCACCCCGATTCCGGAGCCGGTCCGCGCCGAGTTGATCGAGCTGCTCGACTACCGCGACCAGGTGCTGGCCGAGATCACTGCCCGGTCTCATCAGATCGAGCACTTCCACTCCGAGGCGATGCGCCAGGTTGCCGGCGCCGCGCTGGAGGCGCTCCGGGGCCAGGCGGCCGAGTTGGCCGAGCAGATCGCGATGACCGTCTACTGCGACGCCGAGCTGAGCCGGCGCGCTGCGCTGCTGCGCAGCTTCAAGGGCGTCGGGCCGCTGACCTCGGCCATGCTGGTCGCCTATCTGCCCGAACTCGGCTCGCTGAACGAGAAGCAGGTAGCCAGCCTGGCCGGGCTTGCGCCGTTCGCCTGCGACAGCGGCACGTTGCGGGGGGTGCGCCGGATTTACGGCGGCCGCGCCAAGGTGCGCCATGCGCTGTTCCACGTCGCCCGCATCGGTCTGCGCTGGAACCCGGTGCTCAAGAAGTTGTACGAGCGCCTCAAGGCGCGCGGCAAAGCGGGGAAGGTGGCGCTGGTCGCCTGCATGCGCAAGGCCCTGGTGATGCTCAACGCCCTGCTCAAGGCGGGTGAGCCTTGGGACCCGGACCACGAAGCGAAAAAGGCCGACCAGGCGGCATTGCGCAAGACGGCCACGGCTGTGGCCGAGGCTACGTCCCCGGCCGCCGCCTGA
- the hslV gene encoding ATP-dependent protease subunit HslV — translation MSSNDPIQWHGTTILCVRKGGEVVIAGDGQVSMGQTVMKSNARKVRRLAGGDVMAGFAGATADAFTLFERLESKLEQHPGQLTRACVEMAKDWRTDRYLRRLEAMMAVADRNVSLVLTGNGDVLEPEDGLIGIGSGGSFALAAARALADIEGLDAETIARKAMRIAADICVYTNHNVIVEKM, via the coding sequence ATGAGTTCCAACGATCCGATCCAATGGCACGGCACCACGATCCTGTGCGTCCGCAAGGGAGGCGAGGTGGTGATCGCCGGCGACGGCCAGGTGTCCATGGGCCAGACCGTGATGAAGTCCAACGCGCGCAAGGTGCGCCGGCTGGCCGGCGGCGACGTGATGGCCGGCTTCGCCGGCGCCACGGCCGACGCCTTCACCCTGTTCGAGCGGTTGGAATCCAAGCTGGAGCAGCATCCAGGGCAGCTCACCCGCGCCTGCGTCGAGATGGCCAAGGACTGGCGGACCGACCGCTACCTGCGCCGGCTGGAGGCGATGATGGCCGTGGCCGACCGCAACGTCAGCCTGGTGCTGACCGGCAACGGTGACGTGCTGGAGCCCGAGGACGGCCTGATCGGCATCGGTTCCGGCGGCAGCTTCGCGCTCGCCGCCGCCCGCGCCCTGGCCGACATCGAGGGGCTGGACGCCGAGACGATCGCCCGCAAGGCGATGCGGATCGCCGCCGACATCTGCGTCTATACCAACCACAACGTGATCGTGGAAAAGATGTGA
- a CDS encoding phosphoribosyl-ATP diphosphatase: MSGQGIGAAVLDRLYETVRSRRGQDPETSYTAKLYSRGTPKIAQKLGEEAVEAVIEAIRGDKQKLAEESADLLYHLMVLWADAGVKPETVYGILADREGISGIAEKKSRKQGNGGK, translated from the coding sequence ATGAGCGGGCAGGGCATCGGCGCCGCCGTGCTGGACCGTCTGTACGAGACGGTGCGGTCCCGCCGCGGGCAGGACCCGGAGACCTCCTACACCGCCAAGCTCTATTCCCGCGGCACGCCCAAGATCGCACAGAAGCTGGGCGAGGAGGCGGTCGAGGCGGTGATCGAGGCGATCCGCGGCGACAAGCAGAAGCTGGCGGAGGAATCCGCCGACCTGCTCTATCACCTGATGGTGCTGTGGGCCGACGCCGGCGTGAAGCCGGAGACCGTCTACGGCATCCTGGCGGACCGCGAGGGCATCAGCGGCATCGCCGAGAAGAAATCACGCAAGCAAGGCAACGGGGGCAAATGA
- a CDS encoding S1C family serine protease gives MASGLTGCGVNVRKAEIATPPSPPPESRRVPVRFGELQAKLRRGDVIGGYVIGFTCIGPFDPITWTSGRAMMDRTEVADLFHEEMSTAGYDVAGNPNRLFEVAEDEERAELVVSAQITDVKMNVCRKMGWWLVQSDVVGEEVEASVKVDWTVYSRLERRMVLRTSTWGYHAGGAATEDGKVLAMEQAFAGAVANLAADPRFAAAGFAAPDAASTMPALETGGGIGRAGPPGVAADDAARLQAVRLPALPPFTTPIQDHAEAVTGATVLVSGGSGHGSGVLVSRDGLLLTNHHVVGEAERVRVVLADGTAVVGRVERRHKPRDVALVRIEGRGLPALPVRTRPLTVSEDIYVVGAPLAERMRGTVTRGIVSALRRDRLTGLEEIQADASVQGGNSGGPLVDAQGNLAGLTVSMRTVPGSQASAGLNFFIPIGDALDRLRLEVGGLEVGD, from the coding sequence TTGGCATCCGGCCTCACCGGGTGCGGCGTCAATGTCCGCAAGGCGGAGATCGCGACGCCCCCGTCCCCGCCGCCGGAGAGCCGCCGCGTGCCGGTCCGCTTCGGCGAATTGCAGGCCAAGCTGCGGCGCGGCGACGTCATAGGCGGCTATGTCATTGGCTTCACATGCATCGGGCCGTTCGACCCGATCACCTGGACCAGCGGGCGCGCGATGATGGACCGGACGGAGGTTGCCGACCTGTTCCATGAGGAAATGAGCACCGCCGGCTATGACGTGGCGGGCAACCCGAACCGCCTGTTCGAGGTCGCCGAGGACGAGGAACGGGCCGAGCTGGTGGTCTCCGCCCAGATCACCGATGTCAAGATGAATGTCTGCCGCAAGATGGGCTGGTGGCTGGTCCAGTCCGACGTCGTCGGGGAAGAGGTCGAGGCCTCGGTCAAGGTGGATTGGACGGTCTATTCCCGCTTGGAACGGCGCATGGTGCTGCGGACCTCCACCTGGGGATATCATGCCGGCGGCGCCGCGACGGAGGACGGCAAGGTGCTGGCGATGGAGCAGGCCTTCGCCGGGGCCGTCGCCAACCTGGCGGCCGATCCCCGCTTCGCCGCGGCCGGGTTCGCGGCGCCGGACGCCGCTTCCACCATGCCCGCGCTGGAGACCGGCGGCGGGATCGGCAGGGCGGGTCCCCCTGGGGTGGCGGCGGACGATGCCGCTCGGCTCCAGGCGGTCCGGCTGCCGGCGCTGCCGCCCTTCACCACGCCGATCCAGGACCATGCGGAGGCGGTGACGGGGGCGACGGTACTGGTCTCGGGCGGGAGCGGCCATGGTTCCGGCGTGCTGGTCAGCCGGGACGGGCTGCTGCTGACCAACCACCACGTGGTCGGCGAGGCCGAGCGGGTGCGGGTCGTGCTGGCCGACGGCACCGCCGTCGTGGGCAGGGTGGAGCGCCGTCACAAGCCGCGCGACGTGGCCCTGGTCCGGATCGAGGGGCGCGGGCTGCCCGCCCTGCCCGTCCGCACCCGCCCGCTGACCGTCAGCGAGGACATCTACGTGGTGGGAGCGCCCCTGGCGGAGCGGATGCGCGGCACCGTCACCCGCGGGATCGTCAGCGCGTTGCGGCGCGACCGCCTGACCGGGCTGGAGGAGATCCAGGCCGACGCCAGCGTCCAGGGCGGCAACAGCGGCGGGCCGCTGGTCGACGCCCAGGGCAACCTGGCGGGCCTGACCGTGTCGATGCGCACCGTGCCGGGCAGCCAGGCCTCGGCCGGACTGAACTTCTTCATCCCGATCGGCGACGCGCTGGACCGGCTGAGGCTTGAGGTCGGGGGGCTCGAGGTCGGGGATTGA
- the hslU gene encoding ATP-dependent protease ATPase subunit HslU, producing MTSFSPREIVSELDRYIVGQHDAKRAVAIALRNRWRRLQLPEGLREEVLPKNILMIGPTGVGKTEIARRLAKLAQAPFLKVEATKFTEVGYVGRDVEQIVRDLVEIAITMTKDKLRKEVASKAELRAEDRVLDALVGTNAAPETRQKFRKMLREGSLNEREIEIQVADTGVPGMPTFDVPGMPGAQMGMLNLNDIFGKAFGGRTKTRRLSVAESYEVLMAEESDKLLDQETVVGEAIQSVEQNGIVFLDEIDKISARSEGRGGADVSREGVQRDLLPLIEGTSVATKHGTVKTDHILFIASGAFHVSKPSDLLPELQGRLPIRVELKALTREDFRRILTEPEASLIKQYKALLKTEDVELEFADDAIDELASLAAEINTSVENIGARRLHTVMERLLEEISFNASDRGGQTITIDAGYVRTQVSNLAKNADLSKFIL from the coding sequence ATGACCTCCTTCAGCCCCCGCGAGATCGTCTCGGAACTGGACCGCTACATCGTCGGCCAGCATGACGCCAAGCGCGCGGTCGCGATCGCGCTGCGCAACCGATGGCGCCGGCTCCAGCTGCCGGAAGGCCTGCGGGAGGAGGTTCTGCCCAAGAACATCCTGATGATCGGCCCGACCGGCGTCGGCAAGACCGAGATCGCCCGCCGGCTGGCCAAGCTGGCCCAGGCACCGTTCCTGAAGGTCGAGGCGACCAAGTTCACCGAGGTGGGCTATGTCGGCCGCGACGTGGAGCAGATCGTCCGCGACCTGGTCGAGATCGCCATCACGATGACCAAGGACAAGCTGCGGAAGGAAGTGGCCTCCAAGGCCGAGCTGCGCGCCGAGGACCGCGTGCTGGACGCCCTGGTCGGGACCAACGCGGCGCCGGAGACCCGCCAGAAGTTCCGCAAGATGCTGCGCGAGGGCTCGCTGAACGAGCGCGAGATCGAGATCCAGGTGGCCGATACCGGCGTGCCGGGGATGCCGACCTTCGACGTGCCCGGGATGCCGGGCGCGCAGATGGGCATGCTCAACCTGAACGATATTTTCGGCAAGGCGTTCGGCGGCCGGACCAAGACCCGCCGCCTGTCGGTCGCCGAGAGCTACGAAGTGCTGATGGCCGAGGAGTCGGACAAGCTGCTGGACCAGGAGACGGTCGTCGGCGAGGCGATCCAGTCGGTCGAGCAGAACGGCATCGTCTTCCTGGACGAGATCGACAAGATCTCCGCCCGGTCCGAGGGCCGCGGCGGCGCCGACGTCAGCCGCGAGGGCGTCCAGCGCGACCTGCTGCCGCTGATCGAGGGCACCTCGGTCGCGACCAAGCACGGCACCGTCAAGACCGACCACATCCTGTTCATCGCGTCGGGCGCGTTCCACGTGTCCAAGCCGTCGGACCTGCTGCCCGAGCTCCAGGGCCGCCTGCCGATCCGGGTCGAGCTGAAGGCGCTGACCCGGGAGGATTTCCGCCGCATCCTGACCGAGCCGGAAGCCAGCCTGATCAAGCAGTACAAGGCGCTGCTGAAGACCGAGGACGTCGAGCTGGAGTTCGCCGACGACGCGATCGACGAGCTGGCCAGCCTCGCCGCCGAGATCAACACCTCGGTGGAGAACATCGGCGCCCGCCGCCTGCACACCGTGATGGAGCGGCTGCTGGAGGAGATCAGCTTCAACGCCAGCGACCGCGGCGGTCAGACCATCACGATCGACGCCGGCTATGTCCGCACCCAGGTCTCCAACCTGGCGAAGAACGCCGACCTGTCGAAGTTCATTCTGTAA
- a CDS encoding AAA family ATPase, translated as MSGDDALSPEDVRAFLSVWRLPPAEVTPEHLAGARAAIRITVEDVPDFPDVLDLGRSGLADEHGDLPLLRIAGRVGDLIGQSGGDLVRDLRATCLFLYFLENKDDHTVELRLACAHLDWWLAHPCTLNEYDLRIRIARFRTLFASILRADTPASIAIELELIQAISDPQNLENRAVVAMLESAGWLPPEPADVIDSLLLAPPKPPPSMIVLRPSLRASEAGAKKIWKEFEGYEALSGLTYLAAMPDPDEYRSDLRSAFPWCTEIIDIITGELALAARLGRPHFALPPLLLTGHSGVGKSRLARCIAGYAGVPFTQLSAGGASDSRALAGTARGWASAHPCLPLMVMRTHGVANPLLCVEEIDKAADSRHNGRISDVLLTMVEPATARQYYDECLQMPADLSAVSWVLTANHADRVDPLLRARCRVLQVPRPRPEHFGVIMAGLTEDVADEFGVAVSDLPELPGEVVEAMRSGFAAGELNARQLAALHRRALIAATRAEKLTRN; from the coding sequence ATGTCCGGGGACGACGCTCTATCGCCGGAAGATGTGCGCGCATTCCTGTCCGTTTGGCGGCTTCCCCCGGCAGAGGTGACGCCCGAACACTTGGCGGGAGCGCGCGCCGCGATCAGGATAACGGTCGAGGATGTGCCGGACTTCCCGGACGTCCTGGATCTCGGACGGAGCGGGTTGGCGGATGAGCATGGTGATCTGCCCCTTCTGCGGATCGCGGGCAGGGTCGGCGACCTGATCGGCCAGTCCGGGGGTGATCTCGTGCGCGATCTCCGGGCAACATGTCTTTTTCTGTATTTTCTGGAAAATAAGGACGATCACACCGTCGAGCTGCGCCTGGCATGCGCACATCTCGATTGGTGGCTGGCCCATCCATGTACCCTGAACGAGTATGATCTTCGCATCCGCATTGCGAGGTTCCGAACGCTGTTTGCTTCGATCCTCCGGGCCGATACGCCGGCCAGCATCGCCATTGAGCTGGAGCTCATACAGGCCATCTCGGATCCACAGAACCTCGAGAACAGGGCCGTGGTCGCAATGCTGGAGAGTGCCGGCTGGCTGCCGCCCGAACCGGCCGACGTGATCGATTCGCTGCTGCTCGCCCCGCCGAAGCCGCCGCCGTCGATGATCGTACTACGTCCTTCGTTGCGGGCCAGCGAGGCCGGCGCAAAGAAGATATGGAAGGAGTTCGAGGGCTACGAGGCGCTGTCCGGTCTGACTTACCTCGCCGCTATGCCGGACCCGGACGAGTACCGCAGCGATCTCAGATCCGCGTTCCCCTGGTGCACAGAAATCATCGACATCATCACGGGCGAGTTGGCGCTGGCCGCGCGTCTTGGGCGTCCGCATTTCGCTCTGCCGCCGCTTCTTCTTACCGGGCACTCCGGCGTCGGCAAGTCGAGGCTTGCGCGCTGCATCGCCGGCTATGCCGGAGTGCCGTTCACCCAGCTCAGTGCCGGAGGTGCTTCCGACAGCCGCGCACTTGCCGGAACTGCCAGGGGGTGGGCCTCAGCTCATCCGTGCCTTCCCCTGATGGTCATGAGGACGCATGGCGTCGCAAACCCCTTGCTCTGCGTCGAGGAGATCGACAAGGCGGCAGACAGCCGGCACAACGGCCGGATTTCCGACGTGCTTCTGACAATGGTGGAACCCGCGACGGCGCGGCAATACTACGACGAATGCCTGCAAATGCCGGCGGACCTGTCTGCGGTGTCCTGGGTCCTGACGGCCAACCATGCCGATCGTGTCGATCCGCTGCTTCGAGCGCGCTGCCGCGTTCTTCAGGTGCCTCGCCCGCGGCCGGAGCATTTCGGCGTGATCATGGCCGGACTGACCGAAGATGTCGCCGATGAGTTCGGCGTCGCGGTCTCGGATCTGCCGGAGCTGCCGGGAGAGGTCGTCGAGGCGATGCGTTCGGGTTTCGCCGCCGGCGAACTCAATGCCCGGCAACTCGCAGCACTGCACCGGCGCGCCCTCATTGCCGCCACGCGGGCGGAGAAGCTTACGCGCAATTGA